In the genome of Pseudomonadota bacterium, the window TGCGCGCCTGTAGCGCTCGGAAGACCTTGAGGTCGAAGAGCACGATGGGGCCGGTTGCGCTCACCTTGGGTGCGCCCATGGGGTTCGTGGAATCGACGGCCAGACGCGTGACCTCGAAGCTCAAGACGTTCTCAGCGACGACCTGCGCGCGATGCACCACGCTGCTCGCGCTGAACGACTCGCACTCCGCGAGCAGCGCCGGCTGCGTCACCTCGTTGTCCCACAGCAGCAACGGGGAGTGCAGGTTGGTCAGCGAGGTGGGGTCAGACTGCGAACCGATGGTGTCTGGACCCGCAAGCTGGTTCTTCTTGAGCCAGAGCTCCTTCTTCACCAGCCACTTGTGCGGGCAGATGGTGTCCGGGCCGCTGTTGCCGTTGCTGTACGAGGCGCACAGGAAGCCGTAGTCAGCGGTGTGCTTGGCCGCGCTCATGCGCGTGACGTAGTACAGCACGTAGCGCTGCGCCACCAGCTTGCCGCTGTCGTTGCTCACAGGAATCAGGGAGTTGCCGAGTCCTGTGGGCGCCCCCGTGGTGAGGTCGTACTTGCCGGGCTCGTTCATGGGGGTCTTGAACCAGAGCGCCCAGCGGTAGTCGCTGGTGGGGGTGTAGACCCCCACCGAATCGAGCGAGGCTCGCTTCAGCTCGGTGGTGATGTCGGCCTCGAACTTGTTGAGCTGTCGCGTGACGTCGGCCTTCGACTCTACGCCGCGCATGCCGCCGGTGCCGATGTTCATGATGGCGATCGATGAGATCATGAGAAAGGCGAACACGCCGCACCCCACCAGCACCTCGATGAGGGTGGCGCCGCGCCTCAGGGTCAAGCGCACGCGGTCAGAGCGAGCCATCGGGCCACACCAGCCTCATCTGATGAACTTCCTGCAGGCCCATGCCCTGGCCCTGGGCCGCGCGGTTGAGAGACAGCGAACTCGTGCTCGTCTGGGCTGCGGCAGACGCGTCGTTCCACCACACCACGAGGTCGAAGCGGCGCAGGCAGGAGGCCAGGACCTGCCCGTCATCGTTGCTGTAGAAGGTCAGCTGCTGCCCTGTGAGCGAGGCGTCGGTGCAGTACAGCTTGTAGAAGTACACGGTGTTGTTCAGCTGATAGGTGCCGCCGCGAAACACCTGGGGGGTGCTGTAGCTGGCGTCCCGGAAGAAGGCGGTCTGGTTGGCCAGCACCTGGTAGATGGTCTGCGACATGATTCCGTCAGCCACCACGCTGCCCGAGGTCAGGTCAGACGCCTTCTGGCTGCCGCTCACGAGCACGGTGAAGATGCCCACCACCAGGATGAGCGAGGTTCCGATGATGCCGATGGACACGATGAGCTCAAGCAACGAGAAGCCCCTCTGCCCGCGTGTACTGACCAATTCGCCCTCCTAGTGCGCGATGAGAGACGCCGGCAAGCAGACGCCCCGCCCTATTGGTAGCGAAACGCGGGCTCACGTTCAAGCCCGCGCGTGGCCGAGGTGGCTCAGCCCGACCAGGAACCCGGGAGGGAGAGCGCCAAGACACGCCCATGAGCCATCCCTTCGAGCCCAGCCGATTCGACCGTTCCACATTCGAAGCCGCGCCCTTCGCGCAGCGAATCGAGAAGCCCTGGGGCTACGAGCTGCTGTTCACCGAGCCAGGCCTGCCCTACGCGGGAAAGAT includes:
- a CDS encoding type II secretion system protein produces the protein MVSTRGQRGFSLLELIVSIGIIGTSLILVVGIFTVLVSGSQKASDLTSGSVVADGIMSQTIYQVLANQTAFFRDASYSTPQVFRGGTYQLNNTVYFYKLYCTDASLTGQQLTFYSNDDGQVLASCLRRFDLVVWWNDASAAAQTSTSSLSLNRAAQGQGMGLQEVHQMRLVWPDGSL